One genomic window of Streptobacillus felis includes the following:
- the gatB gene encoding Asp-tRNA(Asn)/Glu-tRNA(Gln) amidotransferase subunit GatB, which yields MKEYDIVIGLEVHCQLKTKTKIWCDADANYDEKDPNTCISPVSTGQPGALPRLNEDVLDYAIKAALALNCDINKVSYFDRKNYFYPDSPKNYQITQYFKPYAENGYLEFKRNDKDVKVLIERIQIEEDTAKSIHTKHESILNFNRASIPLIEIVTKPCITNPQDAYVYLNTLKERIKYTGVSDVSMELGSLRCDANVSIKEKDSDKLGTRTETKNLNSFKAVVRAIEYEANRQMELIEKGERVVQETRLWDDEKGITRPMRNKEEAMDYRYFPEPDLPPVIITEDRINNLKEEMPEFADEKLSRFIKDYNMSEVDAGNLVTSIELANYFEELVKISGEPKLSTNWMLTEVLRVLKEQYITIEKFSISSENLGKLIILVKQGTISSKIAKEVFEIMLNEEKDPNEIVKEKGMLQISDEGEIENIVKQVIQENPESVQDYLNGKDRAIKALMGQAMKISKGKANPKLVQDLLIKNMK from the coding sequence ATGAAAGAGTATGATATAGTAATAGGTCTAGAAGTTCACTGCCAATTAAAAACTAAAACAAAAATTTGGTGTGATGCAGATGCAAATTATGATGAAAAAGATCCTAATACTTGTATTTCACCAGTTTCAACAGGGCAACCAGGTGCTCTTCCTAGATTAAATGAAGATGTATTAGATTACGCAATTAAAGCTGCACTTGCTTTAAATTGTGATATAAATAAGGTTAGCTATTTTGATAGAAAAAATTATTTCTATCCAGATTCACCTAAAAATTACCAAATTACACAATATTTTAAACCTTATGCAGAAAATGGATATTTAGAATTTAAAAGAAATGATAAGGATGTAAAAGTATTAATAGAAAGAATACAAATAGAAGAAGATACTGCTAAAAGTATACATACAAAACACGAATCTATACTAAACTTTAATAGAGCGAGTATACCATTAATAGAAATAGTAACTAAGCCTTGTATTACTAATCCTCAAGATGCTTATGTATATTTAAATACATTAAAAGAAAGAATAAAATATACAGGAGTAAGTGATGTTAGTATGGAACTTGGTTCACTTAGATGTGATGCCAACGTATCTATTAAAGAAAAAGATTCAGATAAACTTGGAACTAGAACAGAAACAAAAAATTTAAATTCATTTAAAGCTGTTGTTAGAGCTATAGAATATGAAGCAAACAGACAAATGGAATTAATAGAAAAAGGTGAAAGAGTAGTACAGGAAACCAGACTTTGGGATGATGAAAAAGGTATTACAAGACCTATGAGAAACAAGGAAGAAGCTATGGATTATAGATACTTTCCAGAACCAGATTTACCTCCTGTAATAATTACAGAAGATAGAATTAATAATCTAAAGGAAGAAATGCCAGAATTTGCTGATGAAAAGCTTTCTAGATTTATTAAAGATTACAATATGTCAGAAGTTGATGCAGGTAATTTAGTAACATCAATAGAGCTTGCAAACTATTTTGAAGAATTAGTTAAAATATCTGGTGAACCTAAACTTTCTACTAACTGGATGTTAACTGAGGTTTTAAGAGTATTAAAAGAACAATATATTACTATAGAGAAATTTAGTATTAGTAGTGAAAATTTAGGTAAATTAATAATACTTGTAAAACAAGGAACTATTAGTTCAAAAATTGCAAAAGAAGTATTTGAAATTATGCTAAATGAAGAAAAAGATCCAAATGAAATAGTAAAAGAAAAAGGTATGTTACAAATATCTGATGAAGGGGAAATTGAAAATATTGTAAAACAAGTAATACAAGAAAATCCAGAATCAGTACAAGATTACCTAAATGGTAAAGATAGAGCTATTAAAGCTCTTATGGGACAGGCTATGAAGATATCAAAAGGTAAGGCTAATCCAAAACTTGTACAAGATTTATTAATAAAAAATATGAAATAG
- the gatA gene encoding Asp-tRNA(Asn)/Glu-tRNA(Gln) amidotransferase subunit GatA, with product MNKIYTLSATEIAKLIQEGKLTSKEATQAILDRIDEVEDKIGAFSSVNRENALKSAQKADQSEKTSSLHGVPIALKDNIVSLDELTTSASKILDGYYGTYDATVVKKLKEANVVLVGKANMDEFAMGSSNENSGIKPVSNPWDLDRVPGGSSGGSAAAVAALQVPIALGTDTGGSVRQPAALTGTVGLKPTYGRVSRYGLMAFGSSLDQIGIIARNSEDVAKTLEIIAGEDIYDPTTADVPVPEYSKLLDKDINGLRIGIDKKFYEGLSIEIKESTQKALEVLVGLGATIVDISLDYAKYSIPTYYIISSAEASSNLSRYDGVRYGYRADADNIEDVYVKSRTEGFGKEVKRRIMIGSYVLSSGFYDAYYKKASQVRRLIKNDYQKALESVDVIITPTTPTTAFKKGEKSNNPIEMYLSDIYTVSVSLAGLPAISVPVGFVDGLPVGMQIISNYFREDLLLNVSHKYEMERGKIEYERV from the coding sequence GGATAAAATAGGTGCTTTTTCATCTGTGAATAGAGAAAATGCACTTAAATCAGCCCAAAAGGCAGATCAAAGTGAAAAAACTAGTTCGTTACATGGAGTACCTATAGCCTTAAAAGATAATATAGTATCTTTAGATGAGCTTACTACTTCAGCATCTAAAATTCTTGATGGATATTATGGGACTTATGATGCGACTGTAGTAAAAAAGTTGAAAGAAGCAAATGTTGTATTAGTTGGTAAAGCTAATATGGATGAATTTGCCATGGGATCTTCCAATGAAAATTCTGGGATCAAACCAGTATCTAATCCTTGGGATTTAGATAGAGTTCCTGGGGGTTCTAGTGGAGGATCTGCTGCAGCTGTAGCTGCACTTCAAGTACCTATAGCTTTAGGTACAGACACAGGTGGTTCTGTAAGACAACCTGCAGCATTAACAGGTACAGTAGGTTTAAAACCTACATATGGTAGAGTATCTAGATATGGTTTAATGGCATTTGGATCATCTTTAGATCAAATAGGAATAATAGCAAGAAATTCTGAAGATGTTGCAAAAACATTAGAAATAATTGCAGGGGAAGATATTTACGATCCAACTACTGCAGATGTACCTGTACCTGAATACTCTAAATTATTAGATAAAGATATAAACGGATTAAGAATAGGTATAGATAAGAAGTTTTATGAAGGTTTATCAATAGAAATTAAAGAATCTACTCAAAAAGCTTTAGAGGTTTTAGTAGGATTGGGAGCAACTATAGTTGATATTAGCCTAGATTATGCTAAATATTCTATTCCAACTTACTATATTATTTCATCAGCAGAAGCATCATCTAATCTTTCAAGATATGATGGAGTCCGTTATGGATATAGGGCAGATGCAGATAATATAGAAGATGTTTATGTAAAATCAAGAACTGAAGGATTTGGTAAGGAAGTTAAAAGAAGAATAATGATAGGTTCATATGTTTTAAGTTCAGGATTTTATGATGCTTACTACAAAAAAGCATCTCAGGTAAGAAGACTTATAAAAAATGATTATCAAAAAGCTTTAGAAAGTGTTGATGTAATAATTACACCTACTACACCTACCACAGCATTTAAAAAAGGTGAAAAATCAAACAATCCTATAGAAATGTATTTATCAGATATTTATACTGTTTCAGTTTCTTTAGCAGGATTACCAGCTATTTCTGTTCCAGTTGGTTTTGTAGATGGATTACCTGTAGGTATGCAAATTATTTCAAATTATTTCAGAGAAGATTTATTATTAAATGTTTCGCATAAATATGAAATGGAAAGAGGAAAAATAGAATATGAAAGAGTATGA